One window from the genome of Garra rufa chromosome 1, GarRuf1.0, whole genome shotgun sequence encodes:
- the pdxdc1 gene encoding pyridoxal-dependent decarboxylase domain-containing protein 1 isoform X1, whose translation MDKLPVKMMDPTLAEMGNHLSDAMKILESGKLESEQGKERRKLSWKDIPGPLQGDGQDVVSILQLVQNLMHGDDDKQGHRRMQYVGEQGHMALLGHSLAAYISVLERERLRKLTTRILSDTTLWLCRLFRYENGSAYYHEDDREGLVKVCRLVINTYYEDYATEGFTLLSSKHPVIYQSAACRPGLGQHLCSQLGLPLSCLCIVPCNTMFGSLHQMDVALLDKLIRDDSESGKAPLLLIANAGTPGAGHTDKLGRLKELCVQYNMWLHVEGVNLATLALGQVSSTVMAATKCDSMTLTPGPWLGLPAVPAVTLYRHEDPALSLAAGLTSSQPVEKLRALPLWLSLQYLGHDGIVQRIKHASQLSQQLLEHLKTLASIKTSDVVSHSRVPPISGGSLRDVLGSLILSIVEDELNSPVVVFRFSQDNSAPSSGGSVEGYYAGERDILDALNRWLGEQLAQQVPLSGVDVVELEDEGTCVCFSPLMTAAALGTQENDVAALVEKLGEMIPVLCCTLRFRQDFKDEVLQQASLSYIEDQSWPGLGGVRYEPRTTDLEEDKRQHWVEKINNDLLKKLMELDTDLYFSNGPEFCEEKNCIFIGMATEDLDVAELVETIVSFGRDIEESGKLFENMTEVVRKGIQEAELQLQKANEEKLIEEGVLRQIPLVGSVLNWFSPVQASVKGRTFNLAEGCLDSTEPVYSIKAQMIKDASLDSPKSATKRFPGQKLFRRHGAGSDSVSDTSSVSHLEDSFRETAHVQASDADEAEVPEERRVHIVEETVLSDQRVPEGEETESVDTLR comes from the exons ATGGATAAGCTGCCCGTGAAG ATGATGGACCCTACACTTGCTGAGATGGGAAACCATCTCTCTGATGCCATGAAGATTTTGGAAAGCGGAAAACT GGAATCTGAACAAGGCAAAGAAAGAAGAAAGTTGAGCTGGAAAGACATTCCAGGACCCTTGCAAGGAGA TGGACAGGATGTTGTCAGCATACTCCAGCTCGTCCAGAACCTGATGCATGGAGATGATGATAAGCAGGGTCACCG CAGGATGCAGTATGTTGGAGAGCAGGGACACATGGCTCTATTGGGACACAGTCTGGCTGCATATATTTCTGTCCTGGAACGAGAAAGATTGAGAAAGCTGACCACCCGCATCCTGTCGGATACCACTCTCTGGCTCTGCAGGCTTTTCAG ATATGAAAATGGCTCGGCATATTATCATGAAGATGACCGTGAGGGGCTGGTGAAGGTGTGTCGGCTAGTTATTAATACTTATTATGAGGACTACGCAACAGAGGGCTTTACATTGCTCAGCTCTAAACATCCTGTGATTTACCAAAGTGCTGCATGCAGACCTGGCCTGGGACAACATCTCTGCAGCCAG CTGGGGCTGCCTCTGTCATGCCTTTGTATTGTGCCATGTAACACCATGTTTGGCTCCTTGCACCAAATG GATGTTGCATTGCTTGACAAGCTCATCAGAGATGATTCTGAATCAGGGAAGGCTCCATTGCTGTTGATAGCAAATGCTG GAACGCCAGGTGCAGGTCACACAGACAAACTCGGCCGTCTGAAAGAGCTCTGCGTTCAGTACAATATGTGGCTTCATGTGGAAGG AGTGAATTTGGCAACACTTGCTCTTGGTCAAGTCTCTTCTACTGTTATG GCGGCCACCAAGTGTGATAGTATGACTTTAACTCCAGGCCCGTGGTTGGGCCTGCCAGCTGTGCCTGCTGTCACTCTTTACAGACATGAGGATCCAGCCCTG TCTCTCGCAGCAGGTCTGACCTCCAGCCAACCAGTGGAGAAGCTTCGGGCTTTGCCTCTCTGGCTGTCCCTTCAGTACCTTGGGCATGATGGGATTGTACAGAGGATTAAGCATGCCTCGCAGCTA AGTCAACAGCTGTTGGAGCATTTGAAGACACTGGCTTCAATAAAAACCTCG GATGTGGTGTCTCATTCCCGGGTCCCTCCCATCTCCGGGGGCTCACTGCGGGACGTGCTGGGCTCTCTTATACTCTCTATT GTGGAGGATGAACTGAATTCTCCTGTGGTGGTGTTCAGGTTTTCACAAGACAACAGCGCTC CCTCAAGTGGCGGCTCAGTAGAAGGATATTACGCAGGGGAAAGAGATATTCTTGATGCCCTTAACAGATGG TTGGGAGAGCAGTTGGCGCAGCAGGTTCCTCTAAGTGGTGTGGATGTGGTTGAGCTGGAAGATGAGGGCACATGTGTTTGTTTCAGCCCCCTCATGACCGCTGCAG CTCTTGGCACTCAGGAGAATGATGTGGCTGCACTGGTGGAGAAGCTGGGAGAGATGATTCCAGTGCTGTGTTGCACCCTACGCTTCAGACAGGACTTCAAGGATGAGGTGCTACAGCAGGCTTCACTCTCATATATTGAGGACCAGAGCTGGCCCGGTCTTGGAGGTGTGAG GTATGAGCCCAGAACCACAGACCTGGAGGAAGACAAGAGACAACACTGGGTGGAGAAGATCAATAATGATTTGCTGAAGAAGCTGATGGAGCTGGATACTGACCTGTATTTCTCTAACG GTCCTGAGTTTTGTGAGGAGAAAAATTGCATATTCATTGGAATGGCAACAGAAGATCTGGATGTGGCAGAGTTGGTTGAAACTATAGTGTCTTTTGGAAGAGACATTGAGGAAAGTGGAAAG TTGTTTGAGAACATGACGGAGGTAGTGAGAAAAGGCATTCAGGAAGCTGAGCTGCAGCTTCAGAAAGCAAATGAGGAGAAACTTATTGAGGAG GGCGTACTTCGACAGATTCCACTGGTGGGTTCTGTGCTTAACTGGTTCTCCCCAGTTCAGGCCTCTGTCAAAGGAAGAACTTTCAACCTAGCTGAAG GTTGTCTGGACAGCACCGAGCCTGTGTATTCTATAAAAGCCCAGATGATTAAAGACGCTTCCCTCGATTCCCCCAAGTCCGCCACCAAACGGTTTCCAG GCCAAAAACTCTTCCGGCGACACGGAGCGGGATCAGACTCTGTCAGTGATACCAGCTCTGTCAGCCACCTCGAAGACTCATTCAGGGAAACGGCACACGTGCAGGCCAGCGATGCGGATGAGGCAGAGGTCCCCGAGGAGCGTCGTGTGCACATAGTGGAGGAAACGGTTTTGTCAGACCAGCGTGTACCGGAGGGAGAAGAGACAGAGAGTGTAGACACACTTAGATAA
- the pdxdc1 gene encoding pyridoxal-dependent decarboxylase domain-containing protein 1 isoform X2 codes for MDKLPVKMMDPTLAEMGNHLSDAMKILESGKLESEQGKERRKLSWKDIPGPLQGDGQDVVSILQLVQNLMHGDDDKQGHRMQYVGEQGHMALLGHSLAAYISVLERERLRKLTTRILSDTTLWLCRLFRYENGSAYYHEDDREGLVKVCRLVINTYYEDYATEGFTLLSSKHPVIYQSAACRPGLGQHLCSQLGLPLSCLCIVPCNTMFGSLHQMDVALLDKLIRDDSESGKAPLLLIANAGTPGAGHTDKLGRLKELCVQYNMWLHVEGVNLATLALGQVSSTVMAATKCDSMTLTPGPWLGLPAVPAVTLYRHEDPALSLAAGLTSSQPVEKLRALPLWLSLQYLGHDGIVQRIKHASQLSQQLLEHLKTLASIKTSDVVSHSRVPPISGGSLRDVLGSLILSIVEDELNSPVVVFRFSQDNSAPSSGGSVEGYYAGERDILDALNRWLGEQLAQQVPLSGVDVVELEDEGTCVCFSPLMTAAALGTQENDVAALVEKLGEMIPVLCCTLRFRQDFKDEVLQQASLSYIEDQSWPGLGGVRYEPRTTDLEEDKRQHWVEKINNDLLKKLMELDTDLYFSNGPEFCEEKNCIFIGMATEDLDVAELVETIVSFGRDIEESGKLFENMTEVVRKGIQEAELQLQKANEEKLIEEGVLRQIPLVGSVLNWFSPVQASVKGRTFNLAEGCLDSTEPVYSIKAQMIKDASLDSPKSATKRFPGQKLFRRHGAGSDSVSDTSSVSHLEDSFRETAHVQASDADEAEVPEERRVHIVEETVLSDQRVPEGEETESVDTLR; via the exons ATGGATAAGCTGCCCGTGAAG ATGATGGACCCTACACTTGCTGAGATGGGAAACCATCTCTCTGATGCCATGAAGATTTTGGAAAGCGGAAAACT GGAATCTGAACAAGGCAAAGAAAGAAGAAAGTTGAGCTGGAAAGACATTCCAGGACCCTTGCAAGGAGA TGGACAGGATGTTGTCAGCATACTCCAGCTCGTCCAGAACCTGATGCATGGAGATGATGATAAGCAGGGTCACCG GATGCAGTATGTTGGAGAGCAGGGACACATGGCTCTATTGGGACACAGTCTGGCTGCATATATTTCTGTCCTGGAACGAGAAAGATTGAGAAAGCTGACCACCCGCATCCTGTCGGATACCACTCTCTGGCTCTGCAGGCTTTTCAG ATATGAAAATGGCTCGGCATATTATCATGAAGATGACCGTGAGGGGCTGGTGAAGGTGTGTCGGCTAGTTATTAATACTTATTATGAGGACTACGCAACAGAGGGCTTTACATTGCTCAGCTCTAAACATCCTGTGATTTACCAAAGTGCTGCATGCAGACCTGGCCTGGGACAACATCTCTGCAGCCAG CTGGGGCTGCCTCTGTCATGCCTTTGTATTGTGCCATGTAACACCATGTTTGGCTCCTTGCACCAAATG GATGTTGCATTGCTTGACAAGCTCATCAGAGATGATTCTGAATCAGGGAAGGCTCCATTGCTGTTGATAGCAAATGCTG GAACGCCAGGTGCAGGTCACACAGACAAACTCGGCCGTCTGAAAGAGCTCTGCGTTCAGTACAATATGTGGCTTCATGTGGAAGG AGTGAATTTGGCAACACTTGCTCTTGGTCAAGTCTCTTCTACTGTTATG GCGGCCACCAAGTGTGATAGTATGACTTTAACTCCAGGCCCGTGGTTGGGCCTGCCAGCTGTGCCTGCTGTCACTCTTTACAGACATGAGGATCCAGCCCTG TCTCTCGCAGCAGGTCTGACCTCCAGCCAACCAGTGGAGAAGCTTCGGGCTTTGCCTCTCTGGCTGTCCCTTCAGTACCTTGGGCATGATGGGATTGTACAGAGGATTAAGCATGCCTCGCAGCTA AGTCAACAGCTGTTGGAGCATTTGAAGACACTGGCTTCAATAAAAACCTCG GATGTGGTGTCTCATTCCCGGGTCCCTCCCATCTCCGGGGGCTCACTGCGGGACGTGCTGGGCTCTCTTATACTCTCTATT GTGGAGGATGAACTGAATTCTCCTGTGGTGGTGTTCAGGTTTTCACAAGACAACAGCGCTC CCTCAAGTGGCGGCTCAGTAGAAGGATATTACGCAGGGGAAAGAGATATTCTTGATGCCCTTAACAGATGG TTGGGAGAGCAGTTGGCGCAGCAGGTTCCTCTAAGTGGTGTGGATGTGGTTGAGCTGGAAGATGAGGGCACATGTGTTTGTTTCAGCCCCCTCATGACCGCTGCAG CTCTTGGCACTCAGGAGAATGATGTGGCTGCACTGGTGGAGAAGCTGGGAGAGATGATTCCAGTGCTGTGTTGCACCCTACGCTTCAGACAGGACTTCAAGGATGAGGTGCTACAGCAGGCTTCACTCTCATATATTGAGGACCAGAGCTGGCCCGGTCTTGGAGGTGTGAG GTATGAGCCCAGAACCACAGACCTGGAGGAAGACAAGAGACAACACTGGGTGGAGAAGATCAATAATGATTTGCTGAAGAAGCTGATGGAGCTGGATACTGACCTGTATTTCTCTAACG GTCCTGAGTTTTGTGAGGAGAAAAATTGCATATTCATTGGAATGGCAACAGAAGATCTGGATGTGGCAGAGTTGGTTGAAACTATAGTGTCTTTTGGAAGAGACATTGAGGAAAGTGGAAAG TTGTTTGAGAACATGACGGAGGTAGTGAGAAAAGGCATTCAGGAAGCTGAGCTGCAGCTTCAGAAAGCAAATGAGGAGAAACTTATTGAGGAG GGCGTACTTCGACAGATTCCACTGGTGGGTTCTGTGCTTAACTGGTTCTCCCCAGTTCAGGCCTCTGTCAAAGGAAGAACTTTCAACCTAGCTGAAG GTTGTCTGGACAGCACCGAGCCTGTGTATTCTATAAAAGCCCAGATGATTAAAGACGCTTCCCTCGATTCCCCCAAGTCCGCCACCAAACGGTTTCCAG GCCAAAAACTCTTCCGGCGACACGGAGCGGGATCAGACTCTGTCAGTGATACCAGCTCTGTCAGCCACCTCGAAGACTCATTCAGGGAAACGGCACACGTGCAGGCCAGCGATGCGGATGAGGCAGAGGTCCCCGAGGAGCGTCGTGTGCACATAGTGGAGGAAACGGTTTTGTCAGACCAGCGTGTACCGGAGGGAGAAGAGACAGAGAGTGTAGACACACTTAGATAA
- the pdxdc1 gene encoding pyridoxal-dependent decarboxylase domain-containing protein 1 isoform X3: MDKLPVKMMDPTLAEMGNHLSDAMKILESGKLESEQGKERRKLSWKDIPGPLQGDGQDVVSILQLVQNLMHGDDDKQGHRRMQYVGEQGHMALLGHSLAAYISVLERERLRKLTTRILSDTTLWLCRLFRYENGSAYYHEDDREGLVKVCRLVINTYYEDYATEGFTLLSSKHPVIYQSAACRPGLGQHLCSQLGLPLSCLCIVPCNTMFGSLHQMDVALLDKLIRDDSESGKAPLLLIANAGTPGAGHTDKLGRLKELCVQYNMWLHVEGVNLATLALGQVSSTVMAATKCDSMTLTPGPWLGLPAVPAVTLYRHEDPALSLAAGLTSSQPVEKLRALPLWLSLQYLGHDGIVQRIKHASQLSQQLLEHLKTLASIKTSVEDELNSPVVVFRFSQDNSAPSSGGSVEGYYAGERDILDALNRWLGEQLAQQVPLSGVDVVELEDEGTCVCFSPLMTAAALGTQENDVAALVEKLGEMIPVLCCTLRFRQDFKDEVLQQASLSYIEDQSWPGLGGVRYEPRTTDLEEDKRQHWVEKINNDLLKKLMELDTDLYFSNGPEFCEEKNCIFIGMATEDLDVAELVETIVSFGRDIEESGKLFENMTEVVRKGIQEAELQLQKANEEKLIEEGVLRQIPLVGSVLNWFSPVQASVKGRTFNLAEGCLDSTEPVYSIKAQMIKDASLDSPKSATKRFPGQKLFRRHGAGSDSVSDTSSVSHLEDSFRETAHVQASDADEAEVPEERRVHIVEETVLSDQRVPEGEETESVDTLR, translated from the exons ATGGATAAGCTGCCCGTGAAG ATGATGGACCCTACACTTGCTGAGATGGGAAACCATCTCTCTGATGCCATGAAGATTTTGGAAAGCGGAAAACT GGAATCTGAACAAGGCAAAGAAAGAAGAAAGTTGAGCTGGAAAGACATTCCAGGACCCTTGCAAGGAGA TGGACAGGATGTTGTCAGCATACTCCAGCTCGTCCAGAACCTGATGCATGGAGATGATGATAAGCAGGGTCACCG CAGGATGCAGTATGTTGGAGAGCAGGGACACATGGCTCTATTGGGACACAGTCTGGCTGCATATATTTCTGTCCTGGAACGAGAAAGATTGAGAAAGCTGACCACCCGCATCCTGTCGGATACCACTCTCTGGCTCTGCAGGCTTTTCAG ATATGAAAATGGCTCGGCATATTATCATGAAGATGACCGTGAGGGGCTGGTGAAGGTGTGTCGGCTAGTTATTAATACTTATTATGAGGACTACGCAACAGAGGGCTTTACATTGCTCAGCTCTAAACATCCTGTGATTTACCAAAGTGCTGCATGCAGACCTGGCCTGGGACAACATCTCTGCAGCCAG CTGGGGCTGCCTCTGTCATGCCTTTGTATTGTGCCATGTAACACCATGTTTGGCTCCTTGCACCAAATG GATGTTGCATTGCTTGACAAGCTCATCAGAGATGATTCTGAATCAGGGAAGGCTCCATTGCTGTTGATAGCAAATGCTG GAACGCCAGGTGCAGGTCACACAGACAAACTCGGCCGTCTGAAAGAGCTCTGCGTTCAGTACAATATGTGGCTTCATGTGGAAGG AGTGAATTTGGCAACACTTGCTCTTGGTCAAGTCTCTTCTACTGTTATG GCGGCCACCAAGTGTGATAGTATGACTTTAACTCCAGGCCCGTGGTTGGGCCTGCCAGCTGTGCCTGCTGTCACTCTTTACAGACATGAGGATCCAGCCCTG TCTCTCGCAGCAGGTCTGACCTCCAGCCAACCAGTGGAGAAGCTTCGGGCTTTGCCTCTCTGGCTGTCCCTTCAGTACCTTGGGCATGATGGGATTGTACAGAGGATTAAGCATGCCTCGCAGCTA AGTCAACAGCTGTTGGAGCATTTGAAGACACTGGCTTCAATAAAAACCTCG GTGGAGGATGAACTGAATTCTCCTGTGGTGGTGTTCAGGTTTTCACAAGACAACAGCGCTC CCTCAAGTGGCGGCTCAGTAGAAGGATATTACGCAGGGGAAAGAGATATTCTTGATGCCCTTAACAGATGG TTGGGAGAGCAGTTGGCGCAGCAGGTTCCTCTAAGTGGTGTGGATGTGGTTGAGCTGGAAGATGAGGGCACATGTGTTTGTTTCAGCCCCCTCATGACCGCTGCAG CTCTTGGCACTCAGGAGAATGATGTGGCTGCACTGGTGGAGAAGCTGGGAGAGATGATTCCAGTGCTGTGTTGCACCCTACGCTTCAGACAGGACTTCAAGGATGAGGTGCTACAGCAGGCTTCACTCTCATATATTGAGGACCAGAGCTGGCCCGGTCTTGGAGGTGTGAG GTATGAGCCCAGAACCACAGACCTGGAGGAAGACAAGAGACAACACTGGGTGGAGAAGATCAATAATGATTTGCTGAAGAAGCTGATGGAGCTGGATACTGACCTGTATTTCTCTAACG GTCCTGAGTTTTGTGAGGAGAAAAATTGCATATTCATTGGAATGGCAACAGAAGATCTGGATGTGGCAGAGTTGGTTGAAACTATAGTGTCTTTTGGAAGAGACATTGAGGAAAGTGGAAAG TTGTTTGAGAACATGACGGAGGTAGTGAGAAAAGGCATTCAGGAAGCTGAGCTGCAGCTTCAGAAAGCAAATGAGGAGAAACTTATTGAGGAG GGCGTACTTCGACAGATTCCACTGGTGGGTTCTGTGCTTAACTGGTTCTCCCCAGTTCAGGCCTCTGTCAAAGGAAGAACTTTCAACCTAGCTGAAG GTTGTCTGGACAGCACCGAGCCTGTGTATTCTATAAAAGCCCAGATGATTAAAGACGCTTCCCTCGATTCCCCCAAGTCCGCCACCAAACGGTTTCCAG GCCAAAAACTCTTCCGGCGACACGGAGCGGGATCAGACTCTGTCAGTGATACCAGCTCTGTCAGCCACCTCGAAGACTCATTCAGGGAAACGGCACACGTGCAGGCCAGCGATGCGGATGAGGCAGAGGTCCCCGAGGAGCGTCGTGTGCACATAGTGGAGGAAACGGTTTTGTCAGACCAGCGTGTACCGGAGGGAGAAGAGACAGAGAGTGTAGACACACTTAGATAA
- the pdxdc1 gene encoding pyridoxal-dependent decarboxylase domain-containing protein 1 isoform X4, producing the protein MDKLPVKMMDPTLAEMGNHLSDAMKILESGKLESEQGKERRKLSWKDIPGPLQGDGQDVVSILQLVQNLMHGDDDKQGHRMQYVGEQGHMALLGHSLAAYISVLERERLRKLTTRILSDTTLWLCRLFRYENGSAYYHEDDREGLVKVCRLVINTYYEDYATEGFTLLSSKHPVIYQSAACRPGLGQHLCSQLGLPLSCLCIVPCNTMFGSLHQMDVALLDKLIRDDSESGKAPLLLIANAGTPGAGHTDKLGRLKELCVQYNMWLHVEGVNLATLALGQVSSTVMAATKCDSMTLTPGPWLGLPAVPAVTLYRHEDPALSLAAGLTSSQPVEKLRALPLWLSLQYLGHDGIVQRIKHASQLSQQLLEHLKTLASIKTSVEDELNSPVVVFRFSQDNSAPSSGGSVEGYYAGERDILDALNRWLGEQLAQQVPLSGVDVVELEDEGTCVCFSPLMTAAALGTQENDVAALVEKLGEMIPVLCCTLRFRQDFKDEVLQQASLSYIEDQSWPGLGGVRYEPRTTDLEEDKRQHWVEKINNDLLKKLMELDTDLYFSNGPEFCEEKNCIFIGMATEDLDVAELVETIVSFGRDIEESGKLFENMTEVVRKGIQEAELQLQKANEEKLIEEGVLRQIPLVGSVLNWFSPVQASVKGRTFNLAEGCLDSTEPVYSIKAQMIKDASLDSPKSATKRFPGQKLFRRHGAGSDSVSDTSSVSHLEDSFRETAHVQASDADEAEVPEERRVHIVEETVLSDQRVPEGEETESVDTLR; encoded by the exons ATGGATAAGCTGCCCGTGAAG ATGATGGACCCTACACTTGCTGAGATGGGAAACCATCTCTCTGATGCCATGAAGATTTTGGAAAGCGGAAAACT GGAATCTGAACAAGGCAAAGAAAGAAGAAAGTTGAGCTGGAAAGACATTCCAGGACCCTTGCAAGGAGA TGGACAGGATGTTGTCAGCATACTCCAGCTCGTCCAGAACCTGATGCATGGAGATGATGATAAGCAGGGTCACCG GATGCAGTATGTTGGAGAGCAGGGACACATGGCTCTATTGGGACACAGTCTGGCTGCATATATTTCTGTCCTGGAACGAGAAAGATTGAGAAAGCTGACCACCCGCATCCTGTCGGATACCACTCTCTGGCTCTGCAGGCTTTTCAG ATATGAAAATGGCTCGGCATATTATCATGAAGATGACCGTGAGGGGCTGGTGAAGGTGTGTCGGCTAGTTATTAATACTTATTATGAGGACTACGCAACAGAGGGCTTTACATTGCTCAGCTCTAAACATCCTGTGATTTACCAAAGTGCTGCATGCAGACCTGGCCTGGGACAACATCTCTGCAGCCAG CTGGGGCTGCCTCTGTCATGCCTTTGTATTGTGCCATGTAACACCATGTTTGGCTCCTTGCACCAAATG GATGTTGCATTGCTTGACAAGCTCATCAGAGATGATTCTGAATCAGGGAAGGCTCCATTGCTGTTGATAGCAAATGCTG GAACGCCAGGTGCAGGTCACACAGACAAACTCGGCCGTCTGAAAGAGCTCTGCGTTCAGTACAATATGTGGCTTCATGTGGAAGG AGTGAATTTGGCAACACTTGCTCTTGGTCAAGTCTCTTCTACTGTTATG GCGGCCACCAAGTGTGATAGTATGACTTTAACTCCAGGCCCGTGGTTGGGCCTGCCAGCTGTGCCTGCTGTCACTCTTTACAGACATGAGGATCCAGCCCTG TCTCTCGCAGCAGGTCTGACCTCCAGCCAACCAGTGGAGAAGCTTCGGGCTTTGCCTCTCTGGCTGTCCCTTCAGTACCTTGGGCATGATGGGATTGTACAGAGGATTAAGCATGCCTCGCAGCTA AGTCAACAGCTGTTGGAGCATTTGAAGACACTGGCTTCAATAAAAACCTCG GTGGAGGATGAACTGAATTCTCCTGTGGTGGTGTTCAGGTTTTCACAAGACAACAGCGCTC CCTCAAGTGGCGGCTCAGTAGAAGGATATTACGCAGGGGAAAGAGATATTCTTGATGCCCTTAACAGATGG TTGGGAGAGCAGTTGGCGCAGCAGGTTCCTCTAAGTGGTGTGGATGTGGTTGAGCTGGAAGATGAGGGCACATGTGTTTGTTTCAGCCCCCTCATGACCGCTGCAG CTCTTGGCACTCAGGAGAATGATGTGGCTGCACTGGTGGAGAAGCTGGGAGAGATGATTCCAGTGCTGTGTTGCACCCTACGCTTCAGACAGGACTTCAAGGATGAGGTGCTACAGCAGGCTTCACTCTCATATATTGAGGACCAGAGCTGGCCCGGTCTTGGAGGTGTGAG GTATGAGCCCAGAACCACAGACCTGGAGGAAGACAAGAGACAACACTGGGTGGAGAAGATCAATAATGATTTGCTGAAGAAGCTGATGGAGCTGGATACTGACCTGTATTTCTCTAACG GTCCTGAGTTTTGTGAGGAGAAAAATTGCATATTCATTGGAATGGCAACAGAAGATCTGGATGTGGCAGAGTTGGTTGAAACTATAGTGTCTTTTGGAAGAGACATTGAGGAAAGTGGAAAG TTGTTTGAGAACATGACGGAGGTAGTGAGAAAAGGCATTCAGGAAGCTGAGCTGCAGCTTCAGAAAGCAAATGAGGAGAAACTTATTGAGGAG GGCGTACTTCGACAGATTCCACTGGTGGGTTCTGTGCTTAACTGGTTCTCCCCAGTTCAGGCCTCTGTCAAAGGAAGAACTTTCAACCTAGCTGAAG GTTGTCTGGACAGCACCGAGCCTGTGTATTCTATAAAAGCCCAGATGATTAAAGACGCTTCCCTCGATTCCCCCAAGTCCGCCACCAAACGGTTTCCAG GCCAAAAACTCTTCCGGCGACACGGAGCGGGATCAGACTCTGTCAGTGATACCAGCTCTGTCAGCCACCTCGAAGACTCATTCAGGGAAACGGCACACGTGCAGGCCAGCGATGCGGATGAGGCAGAGGTCCCCGAGGAGCGTCGTGTGCACATAGTGGAGGAAACGGTTTTGTCAGACCAGCGTGTACCGGAGGGAGAAGAGACAGAGAGTGTAGACACACTTAGATAA